Proteins encoded by one window of Lactobacillus sp. ESL0684:
- a CDS encoding zinc ribbon domain-containing protein, producing MKKCPNCATIMQDDVNFCTNCGADLRNVAKMAVNRKTFQADVNQSQADFEDESDQEPIDQMQGYWQWLVKSWQHPFTRLPSTSWYGAVTLLIEDLLLVLGFYIGLNSYGSQQAFFVNIPFITVFEVLFFVILLEAAFTGVNYLVDRFIYGPKNSFLTFFNHAVQCSNLNLILIAAVFIFMMMGAGGQIFAVILSLISLNLFVLAVQVVLLGDSDPIRDKMYGIMLALFASFMVEIVWLMLAYNTVVLQFITYFSHM from the coding sequence ATGAAAAAGTGTCCTAATTGTGCGACGATAATGCAAGATGATGTTAACTTTTGTACTAATTGTGGGGCTGATTTACGTAATGTTGCCAAAATGGCAGTTAATCGTAAAACTTTCCAGGCAGATGTTAATCAAAGTCAAGCAGATTTTGAAGATGAAAGTGACCAAGAGCCAATTGATCAAATGCAGGGTTATTGGCAGTGGCTGGTGAAGTCTTGGCAACATCCGTTTACCAGACTGCCAAGCACTAGCTGGTATGGAGCAGTCACTTTGTTAATTGAAGATTTGTTATTGGTATTAGGCTTCTACATTGGTTTAAATAGTTATGGTAGCCAGCAAGCGTTTTTTGTTAACATTCCATTTATTACAGTCTTTGAGGTATTATTTTTTGTAATTTTATTAGAAGCAGCTTTTACTGGGGTGAATTACTTGGTTGATCGCTTTATTTATGGACCCAAAAATAGTTTCCTGACCTTTTTTAATCATGCAGTGCAGTGCTCGAATTTAAATTTGATTTTGATTGCTGCTGTCTTTATCTTTATGATGATGGGAGCAGGTGGTCAGATTTTTGCAGTCATTCTAAGTTTGATTAGTCTTAATCTATTTGTGCTTGCCGTACAAGTAGTATTACTAGGTGATTCTGATCCGATTCGTGACAAGATGTATGGCATAATGCTGGCTTTATTTGCAAGCTTTATGGTTGAAATAGTTTGGCTGATGTTGGCGTATAATACAGTTGTTTTACAATTCATTACTTATTTTAGTCACATGTAG
- a CDS encoding alpha/beta hydrolase produces the protein MKKTNVILTTSLLAWAGLRAKMGTSVASTLIEQGLRVIKPFPALTPITYQAALHKSNEPYHLPTYAKKMGFKPWNERGDVFCITKYASSKKTVFFLHGGAYWEQPLYFHFATLKKLACKLHAQVVLPIYPKAPSADAIVANQMVLEVYQELFRTVAPRNIFVMGDSAGGGLALAMLEQVTKLQLPQPKLAILFSPWLDVATSDPRIPEIQPNDHLLQATDLRLRGQIYAGKLSKTNPLVSPVYGKLTGLVPIYVFTGTHDILYFDALRLAQLAKVQKLLVKTLIYPKMDHDFILYPIPEARQALNRVVKIVNG, from the coding sequence ATGAAGAAGACTAACGTAATTTTGACCACTAGTTTACTAGCATGGGCAGGATTACGTGCCAAGATGGGAACTAGCGTTGCTAGTACTCTAATTGAGCAAGGATTGCGAGTTATCAAGCCGTTTCCTGCACTGACACCTATAACCTATCAAGCAGCTTTACACAAGTCTAATGAACCATATCATTTGCCAACTTATGCCAAAAAAATGGGTTTTAAACCTTGGAACGAGCGCGGAGATGTTTTTTGTATCACTAAATATGCCAGTAGTAAAAAGACCGTGTTCTTTTTACATGGTGGAGCGTATTGGGAGCAGCCACTATATTTTCATTTTGCCACGCTCAAAAAATTAGCTTGTAAATTGCATGCCCAAGTTGTTCTGCCCATTTACCCTAAAGCACCAAGTGCTGACGCAATTGTTGCCAACCAAATGGTGTTAGAGGTTTATCAAGAATTATTTAGAACAGTTGCACCTAGAAATATTTTTGTAATGGGTGATTCTGCAGGTGGGGGATTAGCATTGGCAATGCTTGAGCAGGTCACAAAATTGCAGTTACCACAACCTAAGCTAGCGATTTTATTTTCGCCTTGGTTAGACGTTGCAACATCTGATCCGCGAATTCCCGAAATTCAACCAAACGATCACCTTTTGCAGGCAACAGACTTACGATTGCGTGGGCAAATTTATGCAGGTAAGTTGTCTAAAACCAATCCTTTAGTTAGTCCAGTTTATGGCAAACTAACCGGCCTAGTGCCTATCTATGTTTTTACAGGAACACACGATATTTTATACTTTGATGCTTTACGACTGGCGCAATTAGCTAAGGTGCAAAAATTGCTGGTAAAAACACTTATTTATCCTAAAATGGATCATGATTTTATTTTGTACCCGATTCCTGAAGCACGTCAGGCTTTAAACCGAGTAGTAAAAATAGTTAATGGCTAG
- a CDS encoding zinc-ribbon domain-containing protein — MGKKFCPQCGNQVNADVKFCPHCGADLTNVASRPATAGETKKAASPKRQAVASKPQPVKKKTKFILIAAVVVFVLFGVFYAWGSNHYSRSNQIDQIMVSLKNPQMPLAKYVTTDDYAMKVTDESLKPTQKYYQAHQSTANNLAIALKSGTSLDQVSLKQSGRYLLFFPKYTLHLNTYTPQVKTNHANSTVLINGQAVGQAKGDGEYYQKLKPLFPGKYQFEVKSSVAKRTLKANANVNIWSNKTVNLNIKTATFTIKSLPGAKVYLNDHQVGKLANGSKTFKDYPITNNMEVYVTTNVGNEVLRSKVITDLPSAVAAQDDDDFSDDIDFDDGRIILYPQWKGLIDKDEAEDALEAAFNGPDSSNFIGGSDNSSYQELHKMLRGFDHNDSTDYYDIDCDVVAINPAPNNSSSVTYKVTYDFEKSNGDEHTQVMLYKNGLFQLDGNEQKIKSIGGGTIIRDTTDDSNEYDDDDD; from the coding sequence ATGGGGAAAAAGTTTTGTCCGCAATGTGGCAATCAGGTAAATGCTGATGTTAAGTTTTGTCCGCATTGCGGGGCTGATTTAACTAATGTAGCTAGCAGGCCGGCAACTGCTGGTGAGACGAAAAAGGCTGCTTCGCCTAAGCGTCAAGCAGTAGCAAGTAAGCCGCAACCAGTTAAAAAGAAAACTAAATTTATTTTGATTGCAGCGGTTGTCGTATTTGTTTTGTTTGGCGTTTTTTATGCTTGGGGTAGTAATCATTACAGTCGCAGTAATCAAATTGATCAAATCATGGTTAGTTTGAAGAATCCGCAAATGCCATTAGCAAAATACGTAACTACTGATGATTATGCCATGAAGGTAACAGATGAGTCGCTAAAGCCAACCCAAAAATATTATCAAGCACATCAATCTACTGCTAATAATTTGGCGATCGCTCTCAAGTCAGGTACTAGTTTGGATCAAGTAAGTCTTAAACAATCGGGGCGCTATTTGTTGTTTTTCCCGAAATATACGCTGCATCTAAATACTTATACGCCGCAAGTCAAAACCAATCATGCTAATTCAACGGTATTGATTAATGGCCAAGCAGTTGGTCAGGCTAAAGGTGACGGCGAATATTATCAAAAGCTAAAACCACTGTTTCCTGGTAAATATCAATTTGAAGTTAAGTCAAGTGTTGCCAAACGCACTCTAAAGGCGAATGCTAATGTTAATATTTGGTCCAACAAGACAGTGAACTTGAATATTAAAACCGCGACTTTTACTATTAAGAGTCTACCTGGTGCCAAGGTTTATCTCAACGATCATCAGGTTGGTAAATTAGCTAATGGTAGTAAGACCTTTAAGGATTATCCGATAACCAATAATATGGAGGTTTATGTTACTACTAATGTTGGCAACGAGGTTTTGCGATCAAAGGTGATTACTGATTTGCCTTCGGCAGTTGCTGCGCAAGACGATGATGATTTTAGTGATGATATTGACTTTGATGACGGTAGAATCATCTTGTATCCGCAATGGAAAGGCTTGATTGATAAAGATGAAGCCGAAGACGCATTAGAAGCAGCTTTTAATGGTCCCGATAGTAGCAATTTTATTGGTGGATCTGATAATAGTAGTTATCAGGAATTACACAAAATGTTGCGTGGATTTGATCACAATGATTCAACTGATTATTATGATATTGACTGTGATGTGGTGGCAATCAATCCAGCGCCAAATAACTCTAGCAGTGTAACTTATAAAGTTACCTATGATTTTGAAAAGAGCAATGGTGATGAGCATACGCAAGTTATGCTCTATAAGAATGGGCTTTTTCAACTTGATGGCAATGAGCAGAAGATTAAGTCAATCGGTGGTGGAACAATTATCCGAGATACTACGGATGATTCCAATGAATATGACGACGATGATGATTAA
- a CDS encoding ECF transporter S component codes for MQRKQTRNLAITAMFVAIFLLQTFVPNIGYIRILPTLPAITTVPLTVAVYGLLMGPKAGTLFGLFWGLLRLFQAYTQPGDIVSLMLFQNVFISLTPSILAGLFAGLIGKLLHNKKQVAQGWGYLFAGAVTSLTNTVVVIVLTSVIFMGNSGKLVANLGQTTPNTPLIVILIGALGLNGLIEAAFTAIVTPIIVTPLRQVMKRLR; via the coding sequence ATGCAGAGAAAGCAAACTAGGAATTTGGCGATTACCGCTATGTTTGTTGCAATATTTTTATTGCAGACCTTTGTTCCCAATATTGGCTATATTCGAATTTTGCCGACTTTACCTGCCATTACAACCGTGCCACTAACTGTGGCTGTTTATGGTTTATTGATGGGCCCTAAAGCTGGAACACTGTTTGGTCTATTTTGGGGATTATTACGACTGTTTCAGGCTTACACACAACCAGGTGATATTGTCAGTTTAATGCTGTTCCAAAATGTATTTATTTCATTGACTCCAAGTATCTTAGCAGGATTATTTGCTGGCTTAATTGGTAAATTGCTGCATAACAAGAAGCAAGTTGCTCAAGGTTGGGGTTATTTATTTGCTGGGGCAGTTACGTCTTTGACCAATACGGTTGTGGTAATTGTTTTAACGAGTGTGATTTTTATGGGAAATTCAGGTAAACTAGTAGCTAATTTAGGGCAGACGACTCCCAACACACCGCTAATTGTAATTTTAATTGGCGCACTAGGCCTTAATGGCTTAATTGAAGCTGCGTTTACGGCAATTGTAACGCCAATTATTGTGACACCGTTACGCCAAGTTATGAAACGGTTGCGCTAG